Genomic window (Thermoanaerobacterium sp. PSU-2):
TTGCTTCTTTTAAGCCAAGATTTGTAACCTCTCTAACAACTTTTATTACCTTTATTTTTTCTGAACCTACATCTGACAATATAACATCAAATTCAGTCTTCTCCTCAGCAGGTGCTGCTGCTGCTCCTGCTGCAGGTGCTGCTGCTACAGCAACAGGTGCTGCTGCTGAAACTCCAAACTCTTCTTCC
Coding sequences:
- the rplL gene encoding 50S ribosomal protein L7/L12, translated to MNKEEILEAIKSMTVLELADLVKALEEEFGVSAAAPVAVAAAPAAGAAAAPAEEKTEFDVILSDVGSEKIKVIKVVREVTNLGLKEAKDLVEGAPKPIKEGVSKDEANQIKAKFEEVGAKVEIK